A single Defluviitalea saccharophila DNA region contains:
- a CDS encoding chromate transporter, with the protein MIYLLLLIEFFKIGLFAIGGGLATLPFLQELAEKYHWISSYDLINMIAISESTPGPIGINTATFVGYKTAGIIGSVLTTLGIVTPSIIIIIIIAHYYMKFSEEPIVRASLNGIRPTVIGLIAAAGFEVAKIALLNINQFIKTGVLLELLNYKAIVLFAILLYLIIKYKKHPILYIIASGIIGIILK; encoded by the coding sequence ATGATTTACTTGTTGCTATTGATAGAATTTTTTAAAATTGGTTTGTTTGCTATTGGTGGCGGACTAGCTACTCTGCCTTTCCTTCAAGAATTAGCAGAGAAATATCACTGGATATCCTCCTATGATTTGATCAACATGATTGCCATTTCAGAATCTACTCCTGGTCCCATCGGAATAAATACAGCCACTTTTGTGGGTTATAAGACTGCAGGTATTATCGGTTCTGTTTTGACTACTTTAGGCATTGTAACACCGTCAATTATTATTATTATTATTATTGCACATTATTACATGAAATTTAGCGAAGAACCTATTGTCAGAGCAAGTCTTAACGGAATCCGTCCTACAGTTATAGGGCTTATCGCTGCTGCAGGATTTGAAGTAGCAAAAATAGCATTACTAAATATTAATCAATTTATTAAAACTGGTGTATTGTTAGAATTATTGAATTATAAAGCTATTGTATTATTTGCGATACTACTCTATCTAATTATCAAGTATAAAAAACACC
- a CDS encoding chromate transporter, protein MKELLDLFLTFCKIGGFTFGGGYAMLPIIQKEIVEKKRWATNDEVMDYYAISQCTPGVIAVNTATFIGYKRKGIIGSIFATFGIVFPSLIIITTIAMFFQHFQDYPIVQHALGGIRVAVAALITSTIIKMWKQSIKNWIGIILFSSSFILITFTNISPVIIIIFGGLLGAFINLNKKVDA, encoded by the coding sequence ATGAAAGAACTTTTAGATTTATTTTTAACCTTTTGCAAAATAGGTGGATTTACTTTTGGTGGAGGCTATGCTATGCTTCCTATTATCCAAAAAGAAATAGTCGAAAAAAAAAGATGGGCGACTAACGATGAAGTGATGGATTATTATGCTATCAGCCAGTGTACTCCAGGAGTTATTGCAGTGAATACCGCTACATTTATCGGCTACAAAAGAAAAGGAATCATTGGATCAATCTTTGCTACCTTTGGAATAGTATTCCCTTCCTTGATCATTATAACTACTATTGCGATGTTTTTTCAACATTTTCAGGACTATCCTATTGTACAACATGCTTTGGGAGGCATTAGAGTTGCTGTAGCAGCTCTTATTACAAGCACTATTATTAAAATGTGGAAACAATCCATTAAAAATTGGATTGGAATAATTTTATTCTCTTCTTCTTTTATTTTAATTACTTTTACAAACATATCGCCAGTGATTATTATTATCTTTGGAGGGCTCCTGGGCGCTTTTATTAATCTTAATAAGAAGGTGGATGCATAA
- a CDS encoding sodium ion-translocating decarboxylase subunit beta: MDFLVSGILAITPQQIVMYGIGMLLIYLAIYKDFEPALLLPMGFGAILVNLPASGVLNQTLAGIGETHGIIQWLFEVGIEASEALPILLFIGIGAMIDFGPLLSNPKMFLFGAAAQFGIFFALSMATLLGFDLKDAASIGIIGAADGPTSILVSQVLGSAYIGPIAVAAYSYMALVPIVQPMAIKLVTTKKERRIRMPYNPSSISKQTRILFPIIVTFIAGLVAPTSVALVGFLMFGNLIRECGVLNSLSDTAQNTLANLITLLLGITISFSMTAEAFVKLDTLFIMCLGLVAFVFDSIGGVLFAKLLNLFLKEKVNPMVGAAGISAFPMSARVIQKMGLKEDPTNHLLMHAVGANVSGQIGSVVAGGIILNLLTKML; the protein is encoded by the coding sequence ATGGATTTTTTAGTGTCTGGAATTTTAGCAATTACACCTCAGCAGATAGTTATGTATGGAATTGGTATGCTACTTATATACTTAGCTATCTATAAGGACTTCGAACCAGCATTATTACTTCCTATGGGTTTTGGTGCAATTTTAGTTAATCTTCCTGCATCAGGAGTTTTAAATCAAACCCTTGCAGGTATTGGAGAAACTCACGGAATCATACAATGGTTATTTGAAGTAGGTATTGAAGCTTCTGAGGCACTGCCTATTTTACTCTTTATCGGCATTGGTGCAATGATTGATTTTGGTCCATTGCTTTCTAATCCCAAAATGTTTTTATTTGGTGCAGCCGCACAATTCGGTATCTTTTTTGCATTATCTATGGCGACATTACTGGGATTCGATTTGAAAGACGCAGCTTCCATCGGAATAATCGGTGCTGCCGATGGTCCTACATCAATACTTGTATCACAAGTTCTAGGCTCAGCTTACATAGGACCTATTGCCGTAGCTGCATATTCTTATATGGCATTGGTACCAATCGTTCAGCCAATGGCAATTAAGCTTGTAACAACAAAAAAAGAAAGACGGATTAGAATGCCCTATAATCCAAGTTCTATTTCTAAACAAACCAGGATCCTGTTCCCCATAATTGTAACTTTTATTGCTGGTCTTGTGGCACCAACATCCGTAGCCTTAGTCGGCTTCTTAATGTTTGGTAATCTTATTAGAGAATGCGGCGTTTTAAACAGTTTATCTGATACAGCACAAAACACATTGGCGAATCTTATAACCTTATTATTAGGAATCACTATTTCCTTTAGTATGACTGCAGAGGCCTTTGTAAAATTAGATACTTTATTCATTATGTGTCTTGGATTGGTAGCCTTTGTCTTTGATTCAATCGGCGGCGTATTATTCGCAAAGCTTCTCAATCTTTTCTTGAAAGAAAAGGTCAATCCAATGGTTGGAGCAGCAGGTATTTCGGCATTTCCTATGTCCGCTCGGGTTATTCAAAAAATGGGCCTTAAAGAAGACCCCACAAATCATCTTTTAATGCATGCTGTTGGGGCAAATGTGTCCGGACAAATAGGCTCAGTAGTTGCAGGAGGTATTATACTGAATCTGCTGACTAAAATGCTTTAA
- a CDS encoding aminopeptidase, with amino-acid sequence MDTMVLEKYAKLLVKIGVNIQKGQILVILSPIEAAPFTRIISEIAFKEGAKDVQILWKDELSTKIKYLHAPDEVFEEYPNWQKEFYISYARAGAAFLNIYAADPELLKDVNAERVAKYHKVTNIALKEYRERTMTNQNAWCIASIPTVSWAKKVFPDLSEEEAVNKLWEAILKTVRVDREDPVAAWEEHKNNLKKRMEILNSHRFQYLHYKNALGTDLKIELPENHIWMGGADFTQEGLAFIANMPTEEVFTLPKKTGVNGKVVSSMPLNYNGSLIENFSLTLKDGRIIDFTAEKGYENLRHLIETDEGSHYLGEVALVPYDSPISNLKTLFYNTLFDENASCHLAIGKAYSPCIKGGEKMSTEELEKEGANDSLVHEDFMIGTKDLEIMGTTFDGKEIPIFKNGNFAF; translated from the coding sequence ATGGATACAATGGTATTAGAAAAATATGCAAAGCTGCTTGTGAAAATAGGAGTTAATATTCAAAAAGGACAGATTCTAGTTATTTTAAGTCCGATTGAAGCTGCACCTTTTACAAGAATTATTTCCGAAATTGCTTTTAAAGAAGGGGCAAAAGACGTACAAATATTGTGGAAAGATGAATTATCTACAAAAATTAAGTACCTCCACGCACCGGACGAGGTGTTTGAAGAATACCCCAACTGGCAGAAGGAATTTTATATTTCATACGCAAGAGCTGGGGCTGCCTTCTTAAATATTTATGCTGCAGACCCTGAACTCCTAAAAGACGTTAATGCCGAAAGGGTTGCAAAATATCATAAGGTAACTAATATCGCTTTGAAAGAATACAGAGAAAGAACTATGACCAATCAAAATGCCTGGTGTATTGCTTCTATTCCAACCGTCTCATGGGCAAAGAAGGTATTTCCGGACTTATCTGAAGAAGAAGCAGTAAATAAGTTATGGGAAGCAATATTAAAAACAGTTCGTGTAGACAGGGAAGATCCTGTGGCTGCATGGGAAGAACATAAAAATAATTTGAAAAAGAGAATGGAGATTTTAAATTCTCATAGGTTCCAGTACCTCCATTATAAAAATGCATTGGGCACCGATCTTAAGATTGAGCTTCCCGAAAACCATATTTGGATGGGAGGAGCGGATTTTACCCAAGAAGGCCTTGCTTTTATAGCCAATATGCCAACGGAAGAAGTATTTACCCTTCCTAAGAAAACAGGGGTTAACGGAAAAGTCGTAAGTTCCATGCCTTTAAATTATAACGGAAGTTTAATTGAAAACTTTTCTCTTACTTTGAAAGATGGAAGAATTATTGATTTTACTGCGGAGAAAGGATACGAAAACTTAAGGCATCTTATTGAGACCGATGAAGGATCTCATTACTTAGGAGAAGTTGCACTGGTTCCTTATGATTCTCCGATTTCTAATCTTAAGACTTTATTTTATAATACCTTATTTGATGAAAATGCATCCTGCCATTTAGCTATTGGTAAGGCATATTCTCCTTGCATTAAAGGCGGAGAAAAAATGTCCACTGAAGAATTAGAAAAAGAAGGTGCAAATGACTCTCTTGTACATGAAGACTTTATGATCGGAACAAAGGATTTAGAAATAATGGGAACTACCTTTGACGGAAAAGAAATTCCTATATTTAAAAACGGAAATTTTGCATTTTAA
- a CDS encoding SdpI family protein, protein MKHNKFIWLLIVLSIIGTVIIFPSLPEQIPTHWGINGEIDDYSSKYMIFMTAALPAGIYLLMLYSPKLDPKKENYKKHSKAYSIMSISTVLTLIAIHWLTVLATFNVIKSMDMFIKLIIGILFVVMGNYMSQLRSNYLTGIKLPWTLASETVWKKTHRIGGRGFMLVGMVLICTSFIKGAFSFILFMVSLAVFMLFISIYAYLEYQKELKSK, encoded by the coding sequence ATGAAACATAATAAATTTATTTGGCTTTTAATTGTACTTTCTATAATTGGAACCGTAATCATTTTTCCTTCTTTACCAGAACAAATACCTACCCATTGGGGAATTAACGGTGAAATAGATGATTACAGCTCTAAATATATGATTTTCATGACAGCGGCTCTTCCTGCAGGGATTTATTTATTAATGCTTTATTCTCCTAAATTGGATCCAAAAAAAGAAAATTATAAAAAACATAGCAAAGCCTATTCCATAATGTCCATTAGCACCGTGTTGACTCTTATTGCTATACACTGGCTTACCGTACTGGCAACCTTCAATGTCATAAAAAGCATGGATATGTTTATTAAATTAATCATTGGAATTCTTTTTGTAGTCATGGGCAATTATATGTCACAACTACGTTCTAATTATCTTACAGGAATTAAACTCCCCTGGACCCTTGCCAGTGAAACAGTATGGAAAAAAACCCATAGAATAGGCGGTAGGGGCTTTATGTTAGTAGGTATGGTTTTAATATGTACTTCATTTATTAAAGGCGCTTTTAGCTTTATACTGTTTATGGTATCTCTGGCAGTGTTCATGTTATTTATATCTATCTATGCTTACCTTGAATACCAAAAAGAATTAAAATCAAAATAA
- a CDS encoding autorepressor SdpR family transcription factor translates to MNALDSIFKALSDKNRRKILKLLREKDMSAGEIAEEFNISKPSLSHHLSILKQADLVQTERQGQNIIYSLNTTVFQELIGWIYDFKEKE, encoded by the coding sequence GTGAATGCGTTGGATAGTATATTTAAAGCTTTGTCGGATAAGAATAGAAGAAAAATTCTGAAACTGCTACGGGAAAAAGATATGTCTGCAGGGGAGATAGCTGAAGAATTTAACATCAGTAAGCCTTCTTTAAGCCACCACTTAAGTATATTAAAGCAGGCCGATCTGGTCCAAACCGAAAGGCAAGGTCAAAACATTATCTATTCTCTTAATACCACCGTATTTCAAGAACTAATTGGGTGGATATATGATTTTAAAGAAAAGGAGTGA
- a CDS encoding superoxide dismutase produces the protein MDYVYLPMVPPGQHRLPPLPYPYDALQPIISATTLRIHHDQHHKAYVDGLNKAELKLVELRRIDDFELIKYWENELAYNGSGHILHSIYWTIMAPVGTGGRPGRETLNQINRYFGTFDAFQTQFTNAAVKVEASGWTVLTWQPTWRRLEILQAEKHQDLTQWSGIPILVVDVWEHAYYLDYQNRRQEYVNAWWKLVDWNEVERRLLLAMRGQVPMTREEYRWH, from the coding sequence ATGGATTATGTTTATTTGCCTATGGTTCCGCCAGGGCAGCATAGGTTGCCGCCCTTGCCATATCCATACGATGCACTTCAGCCAATTATTAGTGCTACCACTTTACGCATTCATCATGATCAACATCATAAAGCTTATGTAGATGGGTTGAATAAAGCAGAACTAAAATTAGTAGAATTAAGAAGAATAGATGATTTTGAGTTAATCAAGTATTGGGAAAATGAACTGGCTTATAATGGTTCTGGGCATATTCTGCATAGCATTTACTGGACTATTATGGCACCTGTTGGAACGGGAGGCAGACCTGGCCGCGAGACTCTTAATCAAATCAATCGGTATTTTGGAACCTTTGATGCCTTTCAAACACAATTTACAAATGCGGCAGTCAAGGTTGAAGCATCTGGCTGGACCGTACTTACATGGCAACCTACTTGGCGCAGACTGGAAATCCTTCAGGCTGAAAAACACCAGGACTTGACTCAGTGGAGTGGCATTCCCATATTGGTAGTGGATGTTTGGGAGCATGCTTATTATCTGGATTATCAAAATAGACGTCAAGAATATGTAAACGCATGGTGGAAACTTGTTGATTGGAATGAAGTAGAAAGAAGATTGTTGCTCGCAATGAGGGGACAGGTGCCTATGACAAGGGAGGAGTATAGATGGCATTAG
- a CDS encoding ABC-F family ATP-binding cassette domain-containing protein, with protein sequence MNLLSAENLTKSFGEKILFKNISFGINEGEKVGVIGINGTGKSTFLKVLTGIEAPDSGNISTANGLRIEYLSQHPSFEDDATVLQQIFNGNNPTIELIREYEDTLNKLSVDPENKTLQEKLLKLNQKMDSADAWSMESEAKMILTKLGISSFDAKVGTLSGGQRKRVALAGALIRPSDLLILDEPTNHIDNDTILWLEEYLNKRKGALIMITHDRYFLDRIANRIIELDSGQLYEYKGNYSDFLEAKTLREEQLKTMEDKRQSLLKKELEWIRSGVKARGTKQKARIDRFERLKEQAVNIFSDKMEISVGTSRLGKKIIEIDNISKSFGDKCYIKNFSYTLLREDRIGMIGPNGSGKSTLLNIIAGVLKPDSGKVEIGETVKIGYYTQENKEMDENLRVIEYIREEAEYITTGDGSKISASQMLERFLFPPYLQWTPISKLSGGEKRRLYLLRILMSSPNVLLLDEPTNDLDIQTLEILEEYLDEFLGPVVTVSHDRYFLDKIAEKIFAFEGEGMIKSYPGNYEDYQNKIKNKIIEEKNNPPVKEKRDTRIKSNETKLKFSYKEKQEYENIEGWIEEVENELKEIENQINNTQSDYVLLQELVDKQRALETRLEELMERWEYLNELAEKINAGK encoded by the coding sequence ATGAATTTATTATCCGCTGAAAATCTTACAAAATCTTTTGGAGAAAAAATATTATTTAAAAATATATCCTTTGGAATTAATGAAGGGGAAAAGGTTGGAGTAATCGGTATAAATGGAACGGGCAAAAGTACTTTTTTAAAAGTTCTTACTGGAATAGAAGCGCCTGACAGCGGCAATATATCCACTGCCAACGGTTTAAGGATAGAATATCTCTCTCAACATCCATCCTTTGAAGATGATGCCACCGTACTCCAACAAATATTTAACGGGAACAATCCAACCATTGAGTTGATTAGAGAATATGAAGACACATTAAACAAATTAAGTGTTGATCCAGAAAATAAAACTTTACAAGAAAAATTATTAAAACTTAATCAAAAAATGGACAGTGCAGATGCCTGGTCCATGGAAAGTGAAGCGAAAATGATTTTGACCAAATTAGGAATATCTTCCTTTGATGCAAAGGTAGGAACGCTTTCAGGAGGACAGAGAAAAAGAGTTGCTTTGGCTGGAGCCCTCATTCGTCCATCAGATTTATTGATATTAGATGAGCCTACCAATCACATTGATAACGACACCATACTATGGCTGGAAGAGTACTTGAATAAGCGCAAAGGTGCACTGATTATGATTACCCATGACAGGTATTTCCTTGACAGGATAGCCAATAGGATCATAGAGTTGGATTCAGGACAGCTTTATGAGTACAAAGGAAATTACAGTGATTTTCTTGAGGCAAAAACCTTGAGGGAAGAACAATTAAAGACCATGGAAGACAAAAGACAGAGTTTATTAAAAAAAGAGTTGGAATGGATAAGAAGTGGAGTTAAAGCCAGAGGCACAAAGCAAAAAGCCAGGATTGACAGGTTTGAAAGATTAAAAGAGCAGGCAGTCAATATATTTTCTGACAAGATGGAAATCTCCGTAGGAACAAGCAGATTAGGCAAAAAAATTATTGAGATAGACAATATTAGTAAATCTTTTGGGGACAAATGTTATATTAAAAACTTTAGTTATACCTTATTAAGGGAAGACAGAATTGGAATGATCGGGCCTAATGGCAGCGGCAAATCAACTTTGCTTAATATTATTGCCGGTGTGTTAAAGCCTGATTCAGGAAAAGTAGAAATAGGCGAAACCGTTAAAATAGGATATTATACTCAAGAAAACAAAGAGATGGATGAAAACCTTAGAGTAATAGAATATATTCGTGAAGAAGCTGAATATATAACTACGGGGGACGGATCTAAAATCAGTGCGTCTCAGATGTTGGAAAGATTTTTGTTTCCCCCTTATTTACAATGGACTCCTATTTCAAAACTTTCCGGGGGAGAAAAACGAAGATTATATTTGCTTAGAATACTTATGAGTTCACCCAATGTACTGCTTCTGGACGAGCCTACTAATGATTTGGATATTCAAACCTTAGAAATATTAGAGGAGTATTTGGACGAGTTTTTAGGTCCAGTGGTTACTGTTTCCCATGACAGATATTTCCTTGATAAAATAGCAGAAAAGATCTTTGCTTTTGAAGGGGAAGGGATGATCAAAAGTTATCCCGGAAACTATGAAGATTACCAAAATAAAATTAAGAATAAAATAATAGAAGAAAAAAATAATCCTCCTGTAAAAGAAAAAAGAGATACGCGGATTAAGAGCAATGAAACAAAGCTTAAATTTAGTTATAAAGAAAAACAAGAGTACGAGAATATAGAAGGCTGGATTGAAGAAGTAGAAAATGAATTAAAAGAAATCGAGAATCAAATCAATAATACCCAAAGTGATTATGTACTTCTTCAAGAATTGGTTGATAAGCAAAGAGCATTGGAAACAAGATTGGAAGAATTAATGGAGAGATGGGAATATCTCAATGAACTCGCTGAAAAAATTAATGCTGGTAAATAA
- a CDS encoding [Fe-Fe] hydrogenase large subunit C-terminal domain-containing protein produces the protein MSNTTNNYIQKYRMKVFNELVKLAWFGKLEEEIEELPHKIIENIKDEKERKIVESYIRLAMGLDPINSNKSLREEARKALLLDKIKKPLVSVIENICEQCNRFHEGSCPIHGQGCMNDFEECIGCGQCIEECSLGAISDKIEFIPVVNLLQEKRYPIFAAIAPAYAGQFDESITPGKIRTALKMIGFSDMIEVATFADILTMKEAYEYKHLMNNKKEYFITSCCCPVWVNMIQKKYPTLLDHMSPAVSPMIAAGRVIKALNENAKVVFIGPCIAKKNEAKEEDLEDAIDYVLTFRELYEIFDALNIDLKNLPEENREEAAFTGRVYARTGGVSKAVELTVQRLDPHSNIPFKSEAFDGAKNCKDGLDQLLKGEIDATFIEGMGCIGGCVGGPRTINSIEEGTKRVDAYANGTSMKTPFDNINALQLLTRLGIKRYEMLENAEDEKVKNLLVRNFKN, from the coding sequence ATGAGTAATACAACAAATAATTATATTCAAAAATATAGAATGAAAGTATTTAATGAACTGGTCAAACTGGCTTGGTTCGGAAAATTAGAAGAAGAAATCGAAGAGCTTCCTCATAAGATTATAGAAAATATAAAAGATGAAAAAGAAAGAAAAATAGTAGAAAGTTATATTCGGTTGGCAATGGGACTGGATCCTATAAATAGTAATAAATCTTTAAGAGAAGAAGCGAGAAAAGCCCTGCTGTTAGATAAAATCAAAAAGCCACTGGTATCGGTGATTGAAAATATATGTGAACAATGCAATAGATTCCATGAAGGTTCTTGCCCTATCCACGGCCAAGGTTGTATGAACGATTTCGAAGAATGCATCGGCTGCGGGCAATGTATCGAGGAATGTTCCCTTGGTGCCATATCAGATAAAATTGAATTCATTCCCGTTGTTAACTTGCTCCAAGAAAAAAGATATCCGATATTTGCCGCCATAGCTCCCGCCTATGCGGGGCAATTTGATGAATCTATTACGCCGGGAAAAATCAGAACTGCTTTAAAAATGATTGGTTTTTCAGACATGATTGAAGTCGCAACCTTTGCAGATATCCTAACGATGAAAGAAGCCTATGAATATAAACATCTTATGAACAATAAAAAAGAGTATTTTATCACAAGCTGCTGCTGCCCTGTATGGGTAAACATGATACAAAAGAAATATCCTACCCTGCTAGACCATATGTCCCCAGCCGTATCACCTATGATTGCAGCAGGAAGAGTCATCAAAGCCTTAAATGAAAATGCAAAAGTTGTATTTATAGGCCCGTGTATTGCCAAAAAGAATGAGGCGAAAGAAGAGGATTTAGAGGATGCCATTGATTATGTACTCACATTCAGGGAACTATACGAAATATTTGATGCTTTGAACATAGACCTTAAAAACCTGCCTGAAGAAAACAGAGAAGAAGCTGCATTTACAGGAAGAGTCTATGCAAGAACCGGAGGGGTTAGTAAGGCTGTAGAATTAACGGTACAAAGACTGGATCCCCATTCTAACATTCCTTTTAAATCAGAAGCCTTTGACGGGGCTAAAAATTGCAAGGATGGACTGGATCAACTTCTTAAAGGTGAAATAGATGCTACTTTTATAGAAGGCATGGGATGTATCGGGGGCTGCGTCGGAGGACCAAGAACGATTAATTCCATTGAAGAAGGAACAAAAAGGGTAGATGCGTATGCCAATGGCACTTCAATGAAAACTCCTTTTGACAATATCAATGCACTGCAGCTCCTTACCCGATTAGGCATTAAAAGATATGAAATGCTGGAAAACGCTGAAGATGAAAAAGTTAAAAATCTTCTTGTAAGAAATTTCAAAAACTAA
- a CDS encoding NAD(P)/FAD-dependent oxidoreductase, translating into MNVKYDVLIVGAGPAGIFTALEMIKNRQDKKILILEKGSPIDKRHCPKEKTKVCVSCKPYCHITTGFSGAGAFSDGKLSLSHEVGGDLPQLIGSDFTQEYIKYTDQIYLDFGADPKVEGLDNTEKVKEIRRKAIEAGLKLVDCPIRHLGTEKAQEIYLKIQNYLLDSGVEIRFKTAVTDIIVEDGVVKGIKIVDSATQKNENIVYGDRVVIATGRKGADWLKTMCEKHGIAHHAGTVDIGVRVEIRNEIMEKVNNVLYESKLIGYPAPFKNKVRTFCQNPGGFVSQENYDNNLAIVNGHSYKERKSDNTNLAILSSHNFSEPFNQPIEYGKKVAELVNMLGNGSILVQRYGDILDGKRTWQTELDQSNVKPTLPDAVAGDLTSAIPYRTMMNILNFIEAMNIVVPGFASRETLLYGPEIKFYSNKINLDKNFETNIKGLHCLGDSSGWTRGLMMASVMGVLMGQKLSE; encoded by the coding sequence ATCAATGTGAAATATGATGTACTTATTGTAGGGGCAGGACCGGCAGGAATTTTTACTGCTTTAGAGATGATCAAGAATAGGCAGGACAAAAAAATATTAATCCTTGAAAAAGGAAGCCCAATTGATAAAAGACATTGTCCAAAAGAAAAAACCAAAGTATGTGTGTCTTGTAAGCCTTATTGTCATATTACAACAGGTTTTTCAGGAGCAGGGGCATTTTCGGACGGGAAATTATCTTTAAGCCATGAAGTAGGAGGAGATTTACCTCAGCTCATTGGAAGTGATTTTACTCAGGAGTATATTAAGTATACGGATCAAATCTATCTTGATTTTGGAGCTGACCCCAAAGTAGAGGGTTTAGATAATACAGAAAAAGTAAAGGAAATCAGAAGAAAAGCTATTGAAGCTGGACTAAAATTGGTAGATTGTCCAATAAGACATTTGGGTACGGAAAAAGCACAGGAAATATATCTTAAAATACAAAACTATCTTTTAGATTCAGGAGTAGAGATTAGATTTAAGACGGCAGTAACGGATATAATTGTTGAAGATGGAGTGGTTAAAGGGATTAAAATCGTTGATTCCGCAACTCAAAAAAATGAAAATATTGTTTACGGGGATAGGGTTGTTATAGCTACCGGCAGAAAGGGAGCAGATTGGCTTAAAACCATGTGTGAAAAACATGGTATTGCTCACCATGCCGGAACGGTAGATATAGGTGTGAGAGTAGAAATTCGCAATGAAATTATGGAGAAAGTCAATAATGTTCTTTATGAATCCAAATTAATAGGCTATCCGGCACCGTTTAAAAATAAAGTAAGAACCTTCTGCCAGAATCCAGGGGGATTTGTAAGTCAGGAAAATTATGACAACAATCTTGCAATTGTTAATGGACATTCTTATAAAGAAAGAAAGTCAGATAACACCAATTTAGCAATTCTGAGTTCTCATAATTTTTCAGAACCTTTCAATCAGCCAATAGAGTACGGCAAAAAGGTTGCGGAATTAGTCAATATGCTTGGCAATGGCAGTATCTTGGTTCAGCGATATGGAGATATTTTGGACGGAAAAAGAACATGGCAAACAGAATTGGATCAGTCCAATGTAAAGCCAACATTGCCCGATGCGGTGGCAGGGGATTTAACTTCAGCCATTCCTTATAGAACGATGATGAATATACTTAATTTTATTGAAGCTATGAATATTGTGGTTCCTGGATTTGCCAGCCGAGAAACCCTGCTTTATGGACCAGAAATAAAATTCTATAGTAACAAGATTAATTTAGATAAAAATTTCGAAACCAATATAAAGGGGTTACATTGTCTTGGAGATTCCAGCGGTTGGACCAGAGGACTAATGATGGCATCAGTGATGGGTGTATTAATGGGCCAAAAATTATCTGAATAA